A single window of Actinoallomurus bryophytorum DNA harbors:
- a CDS encoding L-idonate 5-dehydrogenase: MRACVVHGAGDLRVDEVASSVPGPGQVAVDVAFGGICGTDLHYYHDGRVGDFRVVEPMILGHEVAGRVAMDGDGTHAPPPGTPVAIHPATPCDECRECRAGRRNVCAATRYLGSAARVPHVQGGFAQRIVVPAGQVRPLPPGLPLRLAALTEPLSVALHAVHRAGEVRGRRVLVTGAGPIGCLVVAALRHAGAAEVIAVDLVDEALALAARVGATSTVRAGDRAAWPDEVDVAIEASGAPSAFADCVGTVRRAGTVVMLGMLPPGEVGLVASTVITRELHLAGAFRFDTEFDAALGLLGAGLDVEPVITHTVPLTEARAAFDLAGDRTAASKVLLDLGV, from the coding sequence GTGCGTGCCTGTGTCGTCCATGGAGCCGGTGACCTGCGCGTGGACGAGGTCGCCTCGTCCGTACCCGGTCCCGGGCAGGTCGCGGTCGACGTCGCCTTCGGCGGGATCTGCGGGACCGACCTGCACTACTACCACGACGGCAGGGTGGGCGACTTCCGCGTGGTCGAGCCCATGATCCTCGGCCACGAGGTGGCCGGCCGCGTCGCGATGGACGGCGACGGCACGCACGCGCCGCCGCCGGGCACCCCGGTGGCGATCCATCCGGCCACCCCCTGTGACGAGTGCCGCGAGTGCCGGGCCGGGCGGCGCAACGTCTGCGCCGCCACGCGTTATCTCGGCAGCGCCGCCCGTGTCCCGCACGTCCAGGGCGGCTTCGCCCAGCGGATCGTGGTCCCCGCCGGGCAGGTACGCCCCCTGCCACCGGGACTCCCGCTACGCCTCGCCGCACTCACCGAGCCGCTTTCGGTGGCTCTGCACGCCGTACACCGGGCCGGGGAGGTGCGCGGCCGCCGGGTCCTGGTGACCGGGGCCGGTCCCATCGGCTGCCTGGTCGTCGCGGCGCTGCGGCACGCCGGTGCCGCCGAGGTCATCGCGGTCGACCTCGTCGACGAGGCGCTCGCGCTGGCGGCACGCGTCGGCGCCACGTCGACCGTACGCGCCGGCGACCGGGCCGCCTGGCCCGATGAGGTGGACGTCGCGATCGAGGCGTCCGGCGCGCCGTCGGCGTTCGCCGACTGCGTGGGCACCGTACGCCGCGCGGGCACCGTGGTCATGCTCGGCATGCTTCCGCCGGGGGAGGTCGGGCTCGTGGCGAGCACCGTGATCACCCGCGAGCTCCACCTCGCGGGCGCGTTCCGCTTCGACACCGAGTTCGACGCGGCGCTCGGCCTGCTCGGCGCCGGCCTGGACGTCGAACCGGTGATCACCCACACCGTCCCCCTGACCGAGGCGCGGGCCGCGTTCGACCTCGCCGGTGACCGTACGGCCGCCTCCAAAGTCCTCCTCGACCTTGGCGTTTGA
- a CDS encoding PadR family transcriptional regulator — translation MSLRHALLGLLVDRSASGYDLLKLFNTSLANVWPATQSQLYTELNKLAEAGLIAVAAEGPRGRKQYALTDEGLAELRHWLTETEPQHQGRSEVLLRVFFLGVVSHERAREYLADLSTLFAEESADLRELERSIDWEDGDLAVYGRIALEYGLRFNAMRQEWADWAIQQIK, via the coding sequence ATGAGTCTTCGCCATGCCCTGCTCGGACTGCTGGTCGATCGGTCGGCCAGCGGCTATGACCTGCTCAAACTCTTCAACACCTCACTGGCCAACGTGTGGCCCGCCACACAGAGCCAGCTCTACACCGAGCTCAACAAGCTCGCCGAGGCCGGTCTGATCGCCGTCGCGGCAGAGGGTCCGCGAGGCCGCAAGCAGTACGCGCTCACCGACGAGGGGCTCGCCGAACTGCGCCACTGGCTGACCGAGACCGAGCCGCAGCACCAAGGCCGCAGCGAGGTGCTGCTCCGGGTGTTCTTCCTCGGAGTGGTGAGCCACGAACGGGCGCGCGAGTACCTCGCCGACCTGAGCACCCTGTTCGCCGAGGAGAGCGCCGACCTGCGAGAGCTGGAGCGGTCGATCGACTGGGAGGACGGCGACCTGGCGGTGTACGGCCGGATCGCGCTGGAGTACGGGCTGCGCTTCAACGCCATGCGACAGGAGTGGGCCGATTGGGCGATCCAACAGATCAAGTGA